A stretch of the Zeugodacus cucurbitae isolate PBARC_wt_2022May chromosome 6, idZeuCucr1.2, whole genome shotgun sequence genome encodes the following:
- the LOC114803721 gene encoding uncharacterized protein LOC114803721, with translation MCKVELGREVYVKVVIYNIKQVMGQLSSHHDKRNNENRLSTATHFSNRSHSIRKSKVHNNSHSQLEPTAEESSLLRVGNPRLKGLANGRPVTISEIGKRIDLNTSDIFSSSKDKDTSSVGDGVGVGIGGIGSGADGDDTWSNSNLLTTAPATAATPNATTPTPSTDNISGTAGSGSVTVTDGSTTSKNKTTSEHLTIGDRYHKTNNCYYRSPNGNFHKLPSDSYHKMTDGCYVRAADGTFRRIEPPCSSSITNGGGGSNGGKLHQRGDASGSSTRLKNHMLRFLRRSKSHTPATLKELEKERGKADKEGLKSKRGHKARYPSTIQENCPTLPTGSGGKTPSGSNITAGSRNNKVVVTMMEGGGLPIIATSKAERSKNKDSTTSNTADGTRSGRSRMFQLPTLIPKTTFKRMQTQKKKNKIICYLHTKILLNEISISYIYI, from the exons ATGTGCAAAGTTGAACTGGGGCGAGAGGTATACGTTAAAGttgtcatatataatataaaacaagttaTGGGCCAATTATCCAGTCATCACGACAAAAGAAACAATGAGAATCGCTTGTCGACCGCCACACATTTCAGCAATCGCAGTCATTCCATACGAAAATCGAAGGTGCATAACAACAGCCATTCCCAGTTGGAACCAACAGCGGAGGAATCCTCACTGCTGCGCGTTGGCAATCCACGCCTTAAGGGACTCGCCAATGGGCGACCGGTAACGATCAGTGAGATTGGCAAGCGCATAGATTTAAATACCAGTGATATATTCAGTAGCAGTAAAGACAAAGACACGAGCAGCGTTGGTGATGGCGTTGGTGTTGGTATTGGTGGCATTGGCAGCGGTGCTGATGGCGATGACACATGGTCCAACAGCAACTTGTTGACGACAGCACCTGCAACGGCGGCAACACCGAACgccacaacaccaacaccatCCACAGATAATATCAGTGGCACTGCTGGCAGTGGCAGTGTTACGGTTACGGATGGCAGCACCACATCTAAGAACAAGACGACATCGGAACATTTAACCATCGGCGATAGATATCACAAAACAAACAATTGTTATTATCGCAGTCCGAATGGAAATTTCCATAAATTGCCGTCAGATTCCTACCACAAAATGACGGATGGCTGTTATGTGCGTGCCGCGGATGGTACATTTCGTCGCATTGAGCCGCCATGCAGTAGTAGCATCACCAATGGCGGTGGCGGTTCGAATGGTGGCAAATTGCATCAGCGTGGCGATGCTAGCGGCAGTTCGACGCgtttaaaaaatcatatgttACGTTTTCTGCGACGTTCCAAGAGTCATACACCCGCTACACTCAAGGAATTGGAGAAGGAACGAGGGAAAGCCGATAAGGAAGGCTTGAAATCGAAACGTGGACATAAAGCACGCTATCCATCCACCATACAAGAGAATTGCCCCACACTACCAACGGGTAGTGGTGGTAAAACACCAAGCGGTAGCAATATAACGGCCGGTAGTCGTAACAATAAGGTTGTCGTAACGATGATGGAAGGTGGCGGTTTGCCAATAATAGCTACCAGTAAAGCGGAacgttccaaaaataaagattcCACAACATCGAATACGGCTGATGGAACGCGCAGTGGGCGTTCAAGG ATGTTTCAGCTACCCACCCTAATTCCTAAAACTACTTTTAAGCGAATGCaaacacagaaaaaaaaaaacaaaattatttgttatttacatacaaaaatattgttgaatGAAATCAGTATtagctacatatacatataa